The Panthera leo isolate Ple1 chromosome D1, P.leo_Ple1_pat1.1, whole genome shotgun sequence region ttaattattgaatgaatgaatgaatgaatacaggtCTACATACATTTCCTTGACCTTTATATTAATATCACCCCTTTTTTTCTATGTGCAAAAACCTCATTTGATGACACTGTATACGCAttagtctttctctctcctctgtttctgtATCAACTacaatttttctccctctcttacttTTTCAGAATCTCTTTCTGAAGTCAGAAGAATATGCTCCTGCAAATATTAAGCCCTTTAACTTCTCAGTAAAACTTTTCTGGTCTTAATGCAAAATTTACTCTCATCCCAGTATGTGTACTTAAGTTAAACATTCCTAGTAACATCTGGGAGACTTTGGGGGAAATGCACATGTTTTAATCTTTATCATGTATAGATAATctacggaatattactcagtgatcgaaaaatatgaaatcttgccatttgcaatgacgtggatggagctacagtgtattatgctaagccagtcagagaaagacaaataccatgagatttcactcatatgtggaatttaagaaacaaaatagatgaacatataggaaggggaaataaaagagagagggaaacaaaccataaaagtcTCTTTACAATAGagactaaactgagggttgatggagggatgtgggtgggtggggatgggctaaatgggtgacgggcattaaggagggcacttgtttggatgaacactgggtgttatatgtaagtgatgaatcactgaattctactcctgaaaccattgatatactatatgttaactaactaaaatttttaaaaaataaataaaaagaaaatctatggtGATATTTCAGATATGGTATATAAGAGTACATttgaaaggaaatttgaaaatagaaagagGATGTGTGAGGGTGTTATCAAAGTTATATCTTGCAATATATTTCACAAATCGACACAACTCTCTAAAGTAGGTTGTTCACAACATACAAGGGATGATGGGTCATGAAAAGAGATTTGAATTcaagtatatatgtatctatggtTTAAAATTCCTCatccttacatttttttatgtttatttatttttgatagagagtgagagacagaacgtgagcaggggaggggcagagagagagagagagggagacacagaatctgaagcaggttccaggctccaagctgtcagcacagagactgacgcggggttcaaacccatgagccatgagatcatgacctgagctgaagttggacgcttaatggactgagccacccaggcgcccctaaaattcctCATCCTTGAACACCTTAGTAACCTGCCTCAAAATGTAATGAAGACTAATTCAGGTTTGaatatggtttccttttttcttataggttttataaaaactatttttacaaGCTTCCATGCATATAGGTTCTTTTTCTCATGAGAATATCTTTATGCTGCTCATaattgtactttttttcccctttgtaaatATATCCATTCTACCTAGTCATCATTCTCTCTTCCATCTCTCCTGCAATAGTGTCGCCCCCTGGGGGATGGAATCTGATGACCGCTCACACTGTGGCTTTTTTCTCAGTCTCAGACACCCTGGAATGCAGGTTCGGATTTCATGATGTTAATGTGTTCCTCCCTGCCCAGAATAGGGAGATTCACAGAAGACTAGGAGTAAAAATTGTGTATCCCTCTCCTTTCCACAACCTACAATCTTCCTGTATCACCTTCTACACTGAAGATGTTCTGATTAGTGGCTCATAACTCAGTGATAATTCTATGCCTCTTACTCGTCTCAAGTATCCAGTCATATACCTGCCTTGCAAAATATTCTTACCTCAATGAATGTACAGAGATCTCACCTGAGCCATTTGTCGAGGTACTGGAAGAGAGCACTCCAGATCTAGAGACTTTTCTGTTTGTTGTACACTGTAAACCTCTTCACCTCATTTGCACTGAACGTGCCctgtttaaattcaagttcatGATCCTGAACATTTTGCCACTCACTGAGATCAAGATATTTTCCCAACCTACTATATTACTTTAAGCTTTCCATATTCCTGAAATTGCTTCAGACCTTTTACATATTTGtattcaacttttatttaaaaattaatactcggggcacctgagtggctcaagttggtgtctgacttttggtttcagctcaggtcatgatctcatggttcgaggatTTGAGCACCAAGTgtgctctgcgctgatggtgtggagcctgcttgggattctctctctcaccctctctctgcccctcctctgctcgtgctctctctccctcaaaataaacttaaaaattagcactcatggggcgcctgggtggcgcagtcggttgagcgtccgacttcagccaggtcacgatctcgcagtccgtgagttcgagccccgcgtcaagctctgggctgatggctcagacccaggagcctgtttccgattctgtgtctccctctctctctgcccctcccccgttcatgctctgtctctctctctgtcccaaaaataaataaaaaacgttgaaaaaaaaattagcactcATATTGGATATTAAGGATTGGGGAAAATTAGTTGCTAACTGTGACGGAAGCTTTTTCTACATGctattcacattttctcttcctggaaaGTAAAAGATAAACTGTCGTGCGAAGATATTTAGGTTattaaagaaagaacattttgtgttttgtaagGGTACACAAAACAAGAGAAATGCCTTCTTGTAACACTGATCAGACTCACTATTAAAACTTGCTCAAATTTAACTATTAGAAAGAGTCTAGGATTTGCTTTTGTCTTTGAATCAGGACTGGTTTTAGAAGTGGTCATGGGTGAAGATGTGGAATTGAGCTTTTCTGTTCATCATCCAAGAAGCCAGGGTTCCAAAAAAgcattgcatattctttttctcACTGCAAGACATATCCATAAAACTATTCAGACTGAAACCAGGTGCATTTACTCTGTTACAAAGAGGTAATTATCAGGATGCATTATGTGTCTGCTGAGAATTGAGGGGGACTGCCACTTAAGCTATGcttaatgtataatttaaatttttagtaaATGGAAATTTGTGTTTACCAGGAGCcctagaaaacatttaaatggttGCTTTTGTCCTGTTTCTTTATTGTCTACTTAATTTTCCAGTAAAGAGAATTGTGAAATTGTTTTATCTCTAACCCTCTACTTATAAATGTTGTGTTTTTCCCCAGTAGGTACAAGCAGACCTACACCCTTCACATTTTAGCAACAAACAGGAGAGTCTGGCCCACATCTGaacatctgcttttttttaaatttatttttaaaatttatttattttgagagagagagagagagagcacatgagaatGTGCaccatcgggggggggggggcggcgcagagagagaaggagagagagaatccccaagcaggctctgcctgacCCGGACCTGACCCCAGgcagagtgagatcatgacctgagccaaaaccaagacttggatgcttagccaactgaaccacgcaggtgccccaaacacCTGCTTTAAAGAAGATGGGAATGAGCTGTTCCCATCCCTTTTATAATTCTGCTGATGCAGAGATGGTGGACAGTGCTCACATCTATGTGataactttattgttttattgaccTGGGTTGGAAAGACAAGTTCCTCTGCTTCTGAGAACAAACTTAAATTTGTGGGCATTTAAGGCATATTTTAGGTCAGAAGAAACACTCATGGAAAATGTCAGCAACTTGTCAAAATAAGTTTCAGGTGTTTTAAGAACCTGAGGAAAATGTATACTAATACAGAGTTCTAGTATACAGTAAGAAAACTTCAGTTCTTCATGTGCAGAAAGAGTCTACTAAACCTGAAACAAATATCACACAGCTAGACATTAACATTGCgggctgtttttttttatttgtttctgtttaggTTTGTTGCCTGCTTGCTTTGATCTGTCACACATCAAGCCTATTGGTCTTGATTTCCCtttttaagggaaattttaaGCCTGATTTCCCTTTTTAAGATAAATGAGGTCTCTCGCTGTTGTTCCGATGATGGCATTTTCATTTTCGtcagaaataaaactatagaaagattaaaaaaaaacaagaaaaatgaaaagcattttccTGAAAAGCAGCTTATATttgataatagataatagataggtagatagttagatagatagatagatagatagataattttgGCTAACCCAGAAAGAGAATACATGAATGATCAtcttaaaatgcataaaacatatataaaattaaattctacACACACAGCACAAATTCATTTGTAATAGAGTAAATTAAATGTATGTAGTGTGTGTTTACCTATGTGGAGTATTAGGATTTTGCTAGTTTCAATTTATTACGGGAAAACTTTATAGGAAATGTGGAGTTCCAAAAGTATACTATGTCTGATACTCCAATATTCTTAGCCTTATTTGAAATATAAGTTATATAATTCCTGTTTTTTTGATAGCAGAAAATTACagtctccattttttaaaacataattccatttcgggatgcctgggtggctcagtccaacttcagctcaggtcatgatctcaaggttcgtgggttcgagccccatgtctggctttgtgctgacagctcagatcctggagcctgcttcaaattttgtgtctccctctctctctgccctcctacCTTTCCTGGCACTccgtctctttttctctctctcaaaaataaataaacattaaattttttttaattaaaaaaaacataattccaTCACAATGCCTCACCTAAAATATACTCACCTCAGCaagagttttatataaaaattgctgcaaaaactgaaaaaaaaattgtggacaAATATTTCTCATGGAAACGTTGCAAATATTTCCCATCCCATTAGTGGCAAGAATATGAAATGTGTCTTTCTGAGAAAGGTGTGAGGTGTCCTTAGTACAACTTAAttgagaaaaatagtaaataaataccaactctaattttcatatattgctgagagagaggggatccTTAAAGGTATAAtgagtgttggggcgcctgggtggcgcagtcggttaagcgtccgacttcagccaggtcacgatctcgcggtccgtgagttcgagccccgcgtcaggctctgggctgatggctcggagcctggagcctgtttccgattctgtgtctccctctctctctgcccctcccccgttcatgctctgtctctctctgtcccaaaaataaaaataaaaaacgttgaaaaaaaaatttaaaaaaaggtataatgAGTGTTAAGGGTGCTGGATTTCTAAAGGGAAGTTTGACCAAAGTTCTCCTAGAACCcaatatcaattttttttgtttatttattcattttgagagagagaaccaggcaagagcagagagagagagagagagagagagagggagaatcccaagcaggctccacactgtcagcacagagccctactcaggggcTGAGCTcgtgaactgagatcatgacctgagctgaaaccgagtcagacgcttaactgactgagccacccaggcgccactctcaATCTCAATGTATAATGGAAAACGACAGTCTCCTTTACACATAATTTTTGCTAAATGTTTGAAACGGGCATTAACATCTGGGGGAAAATATACCGACATCCGAAGTTCAACTCAGTGTCCACAGGTGTCATGCAGTGAACTTCTATCTCAACTTCTCTTCTTCAGTTCCAATGTGTTTAATTCAGTTCTGCTTTGTCTGGTCACCCCACGGCCGTCTCCCTAATCTCTACTAGCCTGTTTTCTGATCTCCCAAACTCCCTCGGTTTCTTGTTCAACACTAGATTTACTTGACTTTAGTAAGGCAATGTCTCACTCAGTCCCTCCATCTTCTCCAAGTCTCTCAGTTCACTACCGACTTCATATATATCTGCATCTAATCTACCCACATATCAGTGCATTTCCACACTAGTTACACAAAACTCCTCTCTTGTTAAACCAGCAACacaaaaagtatattttacaaacaacttttaaaagtcCTATAAAAATGGGTCATGATGGATTTTCAagccaaatctttttttttttcttgttggtcAGAAAATTAGCCAATGAACAAgccatttacaaataaataaccaaaactCATTATTTCAGCAATTTTAAATCCTCTTTACAACTGGGTCTGGAAATGCCCACTCTCTGCCAGCTCTCTCCAGTCCTGGCAGGCTGGTAAGCCTTATTCACCCCCGTTTTATGATTaatctccccttcccctgcccccaacccaacCTGAAACCTTTTCTCACAAGAGCTTAACCCCCTGGATTCCGTCATCTCCTTTTATTAAACACTGCTGATGTTTTATGGTTACCATCAACTCTGTGCCCTGCTCCTTACTTGTTATCTGCATGTTTATAAAAGTGATAGCTGATGATCATAGTAGATTGATATATTACTTCTCCAGGATACAACTGTCCTATAAAGTGTTATATAAATAATTGTTACAATTGTTATAAAAATAGCTAACCCTTTTATAAGGGTGCACTTTTTATAAGCCAGACATTTCTGTACACAAATTACatatatcaattattttattcGTGCAGtagatgtttattattattattcttatgttcatttaaaatagGTACTGACTCTATGACACTGCTTGTTTCCCTTAAGGGTCCCTGGACACTGAGAAAGGGTGACAAAATTACCTGGGCACTTGCTCCTCAGAGAACCAAGTCCCTCTCCATCAGGAAAGATAATTATTAATAGATATTTGAGGATGATCTGAATTTCAATGATCCCTTCTGAAGATTCctgagagaggaggcagaaagcATGGGCATGCTGACAGTCATTGGTTGCTAAAGGCTCACATTCAATACTCAGACCCACTCTGGGGTGAGtattaacatttctatttttaaaaataaagaaaagagcttCATGAAGCTTCAGTAGGTTGCCCTGTGCATAGAATTCACCTCCATTTCTGTCCACTCCCAAGAATGTAGTATTTACTGTACCatattctcctctctctgctgacTTATTGTGTCCTATTACAATGgatttggagtaaaaaaaaaaaaccctttcctcCTCAAACCTGAACTATTCTTGTCACATGAATCTGAAACTGAGAGGTATCGTTGCCTTTTTAAGATCATTTTGAAAGAGATCCAGGCCTTGCTTGGCTGGGGAAACTTTGGAGGTCAAAGACAAAAGGATGCAAAGAAGCAAAAGggataaagacagacatacagacagaatggaaagagaagacTGAAGATAACAGGAGAGTAAAGAACCTGCTTGCAGGTGTCCCTCGAGATTTGTGCCTTCTTATATCAGGTCACCAGGGTGGCATCAACTAGAAATAGGGAGCCATGGGACCAAGGGCACAGTGAGGCCACAGGCATGATAAACAGCCGCTCAACCCTGAGGCGGACCAACTTTGGTCCTTTGAGAAGGTAAGAAAGACATGTTGGGCtttgggaggagaagggagaacatCTGTTCCCCACAGCTAGTGGGGAACAGAAGTGTCCTCCAAGTCCCTTAGCCGTGGGGAATTCTGCCAAGTGTGATCATGTCTTGAGGTCAATGACTTGTCTCTGAATGTCCCTACCTGAAGTTTTAGCTTAGAATTCTGCAGTTTCTCCTAAGCTAATTCTTGCTGAGACACCTGCATCAGACCATGGCAGGTGCACAGGGATCCTGTGTGCAGATAGGCTATGggcttttcttgtttcatttttccctttcatattttCATGAAAGTACAATTTATGAAAACAAGCAATGATTTTAACATCCTAGGCACATCCAcggtttccttctctctgtgttttctcttagTCCTAGTTAAAGTACAGTCCTGTGCACCTGCCACCACAGTCACGGTTTCCTGCATCACATCCCCTCAACCCTTCCAGTTAGCGCAGGAAAATTCTAATTCCTCAGGTCTCAGCTGAAACATCACTTCCTAAGGAAAGCTTTTCCCTGATTTTTATAATAAGTTAGATTTTTCCCTCTAGGTCCCTCCCACTGTATCCTGaactcctccccccccaccagcctttctttctttttcttttttcgtaGCACTTAACATAATTGTAACTAGATTAGAGAGGGCGCTTTGGGTATGTGATGACTGAGCCTGCATATATGTGGGAGAGGATGAGTTCTTTGACCCGTGGTTGAAAGGTGCAGAGATTTTCAGAGTAGGACCAGGACTCTGTGTCTCCAGGGTCCTGTGTGGCGCTCAGCATGAAGGAGAGCTGGTTGCTTATACGTGTGTATCCTCTCTGCAGTCTGCTGAGGAGTGGAAGGGGTAAGCTAAATAGTAGTTTCTGACAACAACTGGGAAggctttttctttgttaataacAATGGAATTGGTACAATTGGGAATGAAGATAAAACCTGGAACcaagatagagatgatagagtGCATCCAGAAAGGGCTCTTTAAAATGGAAGACTTGGTTGCATTATGTGTGGAGACTCAAGCCTATAAAGGCTGAATGCCataattcttccatttattcTGCTTTTTGATTCAGAAGAGCTGCTTTgccatttcttatttaaaaatgttttaatgttttttagttaatttttgagggagaaagagagagagaaggaaagtggggggggggtggtgcagagagagagggagacagaatctgaagcaggctccagcctctgagctgtcagtacagagccagatgcggagctcgaacccacgaactgtgagctcataacctcagccaaagtcagatgcttaacagactaagccacccaggaacccctgccatttattttaaaaacttgttctaAATCCAGTTGTCTAATGGGATCTATATGAAGTTGGCTATGTCTGCGTGTGCTTGTCCCACAGAATACTGTATAACTGGTGTGTTTGTAATAGCTAACCACCTTTGTAAGCTAATGAAATTAGTTTAATAAGTCACtcatttatatcttaatttttagtCATGTCGCTTCTTGACTGGGTATCACCTTAGCCTGCAGAGAAGGACTAAAGAATAACCAGCATGTAAGAGTGAGGTCCCTCTAAGTTCAGCAATGGCTGAGTAGAGAATTCTCATCAGGAAAGATGCAAACAAGATTTCAGCAAGTGTGGAAATATGTGCAAATGCAAGtatgtgagcgtgtgtgtgtgtgtgtgtgtgtgtgtgtgtgtctgcatgtgcaCACGTATATGCATAGGGGTGAGTGGCgggtaaattaatttaaaatacttccaGAGGTCCTTCCTGCCCTGTCAGTCCAGGACTCTACTGTGATTCCTGTGCCATCCCAGATGATGTTGACCTTAAAATGTACCCAGTTTAGGGAAGtggttttctccttccctttgctgccttccttccctgcctagAGGAACCTTTCTTGAAAGTCTGTTTAGGTTCCCTGGGTTGTTGTTGCAGTGGAATCATGGGTGTGTCTGAGCCAGAAAGAAGGTCCAACGGATCAGGTAGGTCATCTTCAAGAACTGTGAGTCAAGAGATTATTTCTATCATCGTGACAGAATTATTTCCATCTGTATATTATCATGACAGACTATTTTCATGAGCTTTAAAGTCTGCATACAAATCCATCAGCCTTTGTTCTTGCCTCACTCTGACCTTTACACATGATCCTTTAAGTTGCTTCCTAATCGTTTTAAAGCACAGAACATCTAAACCCAGTGCGGATCcagattctattcttttttagttaattttcgAATCATTTGCTCCAGGCTGTGGTCACTGCCACTTCTTAGCCTTGCTATGAAGCTCAATCATTCATGTATCTATATTCATTCAACAGGCATTTCTGGGTGTTTTTATTTACTGTGCTTTTTGCCTTATAtccatatttatcaaaaatatcttTGTTCACCACTTCCTGACATTAGTCCACACCTTACCCTGAGATCGCCTCCACACACATGCTTGTCTCACTAGCAGCCAGGGTCAGGCATCTCCACACCAAGACAAGACAGTTGTTTCTCCTTTAGCAGTCCCAAGAGGAAGTACAATTTAGAGGGATAATTTTCTATCAGCCTCGAGTTTTTCTCTGATGGAGACTGTAACCCCTTTAATACTGGGAATTTTCTGACGGTGGCCATCTGTCAATTTTCAGGAAGGAGATCATTGGCAACCTAAATCTGtgagctttgttttcttcttcccttccctcagtgTCCAGGGGTCTTTCTCCATTATAATGTGACCTCACTagcttttttctaatttttaaggtAGCACTGATCCCACAGGATGAGATCTCAACATGAAGAACTCTAATAGCTCTTTGGAGTTCTTACCTACAACGTTCATTCTGATTGGCATCCCAGGGCTGGAGGCAGAGCACCTCTGGATATCCATCCCCTTCTGCCTGATGTACATTATCATCTTCCTTGGGAATGGCACCATCCTTCATGTCATCAGAACAGACACTGCCCTACACCAGCCCATGTACCTCCTTCTTGCCATGTTGGCACTGGCTGAGGTTGGCGTCTCTGCATCTACTCTGCCTACGGTGCTAGGCATCTTCCTTTTTGGCATCACTGAGATTAGTTTTGATGTATgcctttttcagatgtttttcatCCATTCGTTCTCCATTATGGAGTCAGCTGTGTTGCTGGCCATGTCTGTGGACCGATTTGTGGCCATCTATAGCCCACTGCGCTATACAGCCATTCTAACCCTACCCCGTATCTTTGGCACAGGAGCTGTCATGGGGCTGAAAAGCATTATGCTCATGGCCCCATTGCCCATGCTGTTAAGGCACCTGCCCTTCTGTGGCCACAACGTCCTCTCCCATTCCTATTGCCTCCACCCCAACCTTATCCATCTACCTTGCGGGGACATTTCTATCAACAATATCTATGGGCTTTTCATTGTTACCTCCACTTTTGGGCTGGATTCACTGCTTATTGTCATCTCCTATGGGCTCATACTCCACACTGTACTGAGTATCACcactggggaggggcggaggaagGCACTCAACACATGTGGCTCACATATCTGTGCTGTGCTCGCTTACTATGTGCCTATGATTGGCTTATCTATGGTGCACCGCTTTGGACACCACGTGTCCCCTTGGCTGCATGCTATGATAGCCAATGCTTATCTCTTCTTCCCACCTGTTGTCAACCCCATTGTCTACAGCATTAAGACCAAGGAGATCCATCGTGGCATTGTCCGAATGTTCTCAGAGAAAAGAGCCAGAGTTTAGACAAAGGACAAAGTAGGAGGGACTTTTTTCTATAATCCCAGGTGGTCCAAGCTTGCATGTTATGCAAATGGTGTTATCTTAAAATACGTTATCTAACAGAAGTTCTACGTAATCTAGCAATAAACTGGAGTATCCGTGGGGGTGGACTATGTGTGACAGAACAGTACAAAGGattgatgttattttttaaatgtgttacatGAGGTTTTCCATTACCTTGCCTAGCTGGAGCAGGAATGCAGGAAGGATTGCTAATGAAAGCATTACTCTCCCCACAAGGGAAAGGTAATCAGGAGATGGAAGGTGTCCTGGGAAATCTATTGAGATCTCTGTTCTAGGGAATGAGGATGTGAAATGGATTGCATTCTCTTGAGTTGTTCGCACTTGATCTTGATAGCAGGAGGCTACATTAACTAGCTTAAAGGAGGCTTCCAGTACTGGCTCTGACTGGTATTTGATCAACTCACCAAGGCTCCCAGTTGAGAGTGACAAAGATTGCGAATCCTGTTCATTATGTAAAATTCTGAAGATCTGCACCTAGGATGCAGaatcttttaaaaaggcaa contains the following coding sequences:
- the LOC122201081 gene encoding LOW QUALITY PROTEIN: olfactory receptor 51J1 (The sequence of the model RefSeq protein was modified relative to this genomic sequence to represent the inferred CDS: inserted 1 base in 1 codon; deleted 1 base in 1 codon; substituted 1 base at 1 genomic stop codon), encoding MKNSNSSLEFLPTTFILIGIPGLEAEHLWISIPFCLMYIIIFLGNGTILHVIRTDTALHQPMYLLLAMLALAEVGVSASTLPTVLGIFLFGITEISFDVCLFXDVFHPFVLHYGVSCVAGHVCGPICGHLXPTALYSHSNPTPYLWHRSCHGAEKHYAHGPIAHAVKAPALLWPQRPLPFLLPPPQPYHLPCGDISINNIYGLFIVTSTFGLDSLLIVISYGLILHTVLSITTGEGRRKALNTCGSHICAVLAYYVPMIGLSMVHRFGHHVSPWLHAMIANAYLFFPPVVNPIVYSIKTKEIHRGIVRMFSEKRARV